In the Arachis ipaensis cultivar K30076 chromosome B10, Araip1.1, whole genome shotgun sequence genome, one interval contains:
- the LOC107624243 gene encoding isoflavone reductase homolog produces MGKSKVLVVGGTGYIGRRIVRASLAEGHETYVLQRAELALQIEKLQMLLSFKRQGAHLIEASFSDHQSLVDAVKKVDVVISAISGVHIRSHSIGLQLNLINAIKEAGNVKRFLPSEFGLDPARMGDALEPGRVTFEDKMAVRKAIEEANIPFTYISANLFAGYFAGSLSQMGSFVPPREKVHLFGDGTLKAVFVDEDDVATYTIKTIDDPRTLNKTLYLRPPDNILSQADLIAIWESLIGKQLHKTYISPEGFLATLKGLDYKLQVGIGHFYHIFYEGCLTNFEIGPHGEEASMLYPEVNYTRMDHYLRIYV; encoded by the exons ATGGGGAAGAGCAAGGTGCTAGTGGTAGGGGGAACAGGGTACATTGGGAGGAGAATAGTGAGGGCAAGCCTGGCAGAGGGGCACGAGACGTATGTGCTTCAGAGGGCGGAGTTGGCGCTGCAGATAGAGAAGCTGCAGATGCTGCTATCCTTCAAGAGGCAGGGGGCACACCTCATAGAGGCATCCTTCTCCGACCACCAGAGCCTTGTGGATGCCGTCAAGAAGGTGGATGTTGTCATCAGTGCCATCTCCGGTGTCCATATCAGGAGCCACAGCATTGGCTTGCAGCTCAACCTCATTAACGCCATCAAGGAAGCCGGCAACGTCAAG CGCTTCTTGCCGTCGGAGTTTGGACTGGACCCAGCGAGGATGGGGGACGCGTTAGAGCCAGGAAGGGTGACATTTGAGGACAAGATGGCTGTGAGGAAGGCGATAGAGGAAGCAAACATCCCTTTCACGTACATCTCCGCCAACCTATTTGCGGGCTACTTTGCGGGCAGCCTGTCTCAGATGGGATCTTTTGTGCCTCCCAGGGAAAAGGTCCACCTCTTCGGAGATGGCACACTCAAGGCCGTTTTCGTCGATGAAGACGACGTCGCCACCTACACTATAAAGACCATCGATGACCCCCGGACCCTCAACAAGACTCTCTACCTGAGGCCTCCCGACAACATTCTCTCGCAGGCAGACCTCATTGCAATCTGGGAGTCTCTCATCGGAAAGCAGCTCCACAAGACCTACATATCTCCCGAGGGATTCCTCGCAACACTCAAGGGCTTGGACTATAAGCTTCAGGTCGGGATTGGCCACTTCTATCACATCTTCTACGAGGGATGTTTAACCAATTTTGAAATCGGACCCCATGGAGAAGAAGCTTCCATGCTTTACCCAGAGGTCAACTACACACGCATGGATCACTACCTCAGGATAtatgtttaa
- the LOC107623209 gene encoding MOB kinase activator-like 1A isoform X4 translates to MSAGPKYEYRWADGVQIKKPIEVSAPKYVEYLMDWIEGQLDDESIFPQKLGAPFPPNFKDVVKTIFKRLFRVYAHIYHSHFQKIVSLKEEAHLNTCFKHFILFTCEFGLIDKKELAPLQELIESIVVPY, encoded by the exons ATGTCTGCTGGTCCCAA GTATGAGTATAGATGGGCAGATGGTGTACAAATCAAGAAACCTATTGAAGTTTCTGCTCCAAAATATGTAGAATATCTAATGGACTGGATTGAAGGACAGCTTGATGACGAGTCCATATTCCCCCAGAAGCTTG gtgcaccatttcctcccAACTTCAAGGATGTTGTGAAGACAATATTCAAGCGACTGTTCCGAGTATATGCTCACATATACCATTCTCACTTTCAGAAAATTGTGAGCCTCAAGGAAGAGGCCCACCTAAACACTTGCTTCAAGCATTTTATACTGTTTACCTGT GAATTTGGTTTGATTGACAAGAAGGAGCTGGCTCCCCTTCAAGAGCTCATAGAATCCATTGTCGTACCATACTAG
- the LOC107623209 gene encoding MOB kinase activator-like 1B isoform X1, whose product MVFIGRRGFQKQHQANAIGQGRANNISRSLSLSLSLSPAMSLFGLGRNQRTFRPKKSAPSGSKGAQLRQHIDATLGSGNLREAVKLPPGEDLNEWLAVNTVDFFNQVNLLYGTLTEFCTPENCRTMSAGPKYEYRWADGVQIKKPIEVSAPKYVEYLMDWIEGQLDDESIFPQKLGAPFPPNFKDVVKTIFKRLFRVYAHIYHSHFQKIVSLKEEAHLNTCFKHFILFTCEFGLIDKKELAPLQELIESIVVPY is encoded by the exons ATGGTTTTTATTGGGAGGCGAGGATTCCAAAAGCAACATCAGGCGAACGCAATCGGTCAAGGAAGAGCAAACAACATCTCTCGGAGCCTGAGCCTGAGCCTGAGCCTGAGCCCAGCCATGAGCCTCTTTGGTCTCGGCAG AAACCAGAGAACATTCCGCCCCAAGAAAAGTGCACCTTCTGGGAGTAAG GGAGCACAGCTTAGACAGCACATTGATGCTACACTAGGTAGTGGAAATCTGAGGGAAGCAGTAAAGCTACCACCTGGGGAGGATTTAAATGAGTGGCTTGCTGTTAACA CCGTTGATTTCTTCAACCAGGTCAATCTTCTTTATGGCACCCTCACAGAGTTTTGCACTCCTGAGAATTGTCGAACAATGTCTGCTGGTCCCAA GTATGAGTATAGATGGGCAGATGGTGTACAAATCAAGAAACCTATTGAAGTTTCTGCTCCAAAATATGTAGAATATCTAATGGACTGGATTGAAGGACAGCTTGATGACGAGTCCATATTCCCCCAGAAGCTTG gtgcaccatttcctcccAACTTCAAGGATGTTGTGAAGACAATATTCAAGCGACTGTTCCGAGTATATGCTCACATATACCATTCTCACTTTCAGAAAATTGTGAGCCTCAAGGAAGAGGCCCACCTAAACACTTGCTTCAAGCATTTTATACTGTTTACCTGT GAATTTGGTTTGATTGACAAGAAGGAGCTGGCTCCCCTTCAAGAGCTCATAGAATCCATTGTCGTACCATACTAG